ATGCAAGAGGAGAGCATGTGGAACACAGCCGAACAAAAAGCCACTGGATATATAGACAACACAATGTgtatagaaagaaaataaaataaaaaatcgtatAACGTGCAAAAGGTTTAAACCCCATTTGCAGTCGACATTTGCAGTTCTCCATTTTTGGGGATTAATTCAGCTTACACTTACTCAAATGCTTGCAgctacaatagaaaaaattggTACTTTAAAACTGATCAAGTAACTACATATAACAACACTAACGGAAAAGGGTCATGCTTGTTTAGAAAATGCTCTGTTTTTCCAAACACTGGGAAGTTCAAATGGGTTAGTGTTATGATACTTCCTCCAAATTTAGAACACCCCGTAcaggaaaaaaactaaaattcgTGCGAAAGGAAGAAGATGGGGGAGCATGCAAAAAAAGGTAGTGTGCAAACAAACAGGCAAGCTGTGAAAAACAACAATTAAGGCATGAAGGGGGAGCGACTATCATCAATAAAGGGAGAAGAAAACATTATACCAGCTCAAACAAAGCCTGCCCTGAAAAGGTATGCTCTTGTCGATTCGCCAAGAGGAACCCAACACAGTGAGAAACCAGGCCGAATATACTAGCAATTTCTCTTCCAAACTCGCCGATGGGTCTGAACTACTTGAAGGCAAACTTAGAAAGCCACTGATAAACACTAACTAGGGGGAGAAGGGGGTGGAATAACAgactctgaaaaggaaaatcgCCTCGTGTACGTGTGTGCGTTGTGAAATCTTCAAGCCGAATGGTTAAACCAAGGAAAATGGAGGGGATTTGCAGAAGATAATTACCGAAGGTTTTGCAGATGATGGGTAGGGAGTATGGTTTCGCCGAAGAGGAGTCGGGGGAATGATTTGGGAACTCCGGTACTGTTTGGGGCAAAAGTGTTGGGGGGAAATAAAGCAAACTTACCTTATTTTCGCGCCTGACTTTATCCCGACGTATAATGTAGCGctataacaagttttttttatttgcagcGCCATTAGTTGCCGAGACTATagaaaaaatcgctgcaataaaaGTTCTAACCTCTCCCGCTCCCGAACGTTTTAATTAGAGTTGAATATATTGAGCGATGACAAAATCGCTGAAAATAATTATCATATACAGCGAATTTATTCCCAGCAATTAAAAAAACGCTGAGAAAAgtgtattttcttgtagtgagaaaCTTGTTGTTCTCAACATGTGTCAGAGTAAAATCAAGCAATTTGAAGGAATAAAGGTGAAGTTATGATATAAATTTCGTATCTCTTTTCtggtttttaaaataagaatttagaTGCTagatcaatttttcttttaaaaaaagttacttgtaaaaaaaaattatatgggtaattcttggaagctgatACATTGGTCCTTTCTCCTTTATTTTCCAGGTTTGTGAAAATCTGAGAGTAATAAATTTTTCTTGCTGTTAATACTTGACGTTCATCCCTGATGTCTCAATGATGGAAAATCTTGAGAGTTTGGATCTTCTAGGCTGTCGCAATTTAGTGAGGTTCATGAATCCGTTGGATTTCTTAAAAAACTGTTTCGTTTGGATGTTATAAACTGCTCTGAACTTAGACGTCTTCCTAGCCTGAAGTTGCCATGTCTTGAAAGCCTATATGTTTGAACGGGCACAAGTATGGAGAGATTTCCAGATATTGTGGTAGAAATGCATCGTTTAAgggaaattaattttataaacagtCCCATTCAAGAATTCCCTTCACCAATTGAATATCTCATTGGGCTTGAAAGGATAACAGTACGGTCATGCAAGAACTTTAGAGATCTCCCTAGAAGCATTTCTAAGTTGCCACGTTAAAGGTGTTGCACAAACCTTGGAAAGTTTCCAAAaccgtcatcatcatcatctacaAGTTCGGGCTGGCTGGCTTGGTCAAAGAGGAACAAAACTCAAGGTATGAGCCTAGAAGCATTTCTAAGTTGAATAATGTATCAACTAATGTACGGTCATGAAAGCTTTTGAATCGTTTAATAATGTatcaagaaataagaaaaaaaaaaattaaaatgataataaatagtttttattttaaaaatgcatTCATATCCAAActcaacatatataaatatacagagattttattttttccctttttcttataaattttctaatgaAAGGAAAATCTCGAAAGAGAGTATTTATTTATCCAAAACTACAAGCGCCATAATTCCCTTACTTGAAATTAACAAGCCAACCGGATTATCATTCAATTATTGAGGATGGTGAAAACTGAAATCCCAAACTAGAACTCAACCTGAACTTATTTTTCACACTACTTCAGTTTTGGTGAATACTTGGAACTTTCATGTAAAGAAAATTGCATGATTATGAGGAACTTCAAAATTCAAGTTTTTGtaatttcatcaatttatgtgcTGCTCAAATAACATACATTTCAACAAACCTAGCTAGTATAGTACTTACAtggcataattttatttaacatataagttttaaaatttgaatcatacaaatcaaatcttatcatttaagtgATGTGGATGTTGTTTTCTACACACTaacttgaaaatagaataatacTTTCAACTAGTATGATACATTATGTGAGCATATAAAACTTCTACTACCCGAATTTCTTCTTATTTCAAAACTACAGCATATTATAGATCATTATCAAAGAGGATTCCCATGTACGATTGTGGCGACTCCGTAATCAGTCAAGAATGCAAAGAATAAGTAATTAAACAACAACATCATTTCCACAAAAACGACTTTCAAGCTTAAAATGCAAATGAGTTGGGCCAGTTGGCAACAAAGATGGAAATTTCAATGTTTTGCAAAGGCTACATTACATACATAATTATTATGTGCTCTGTTCTTTACTTGCGTACTTAACAATGAAGTAGGGAAAATAACCTTTTGAATATGATTTTTAGCCTATCTACAAATCGGAAAATGATTTgtactaggggtgctaccctgCCCCCTTGCACTCACATGGGTGGGGTGGTCACTTTTCATCTTGCCCTAGCCTTTCCCCGAGTTACTGTCCGCTCACTCTAGTTCTTTCCTCCTTGGCTTGGTCAGAGCGTGGAGTGTGTTGCCGGCATTGCTGAAGTTGTCAACCTGATCCATGAACTCCCCTAGTGTTGCGGGAGTCCTTCTTGCCAGCTCTGCCATGAACTAGGACCAAGGCCATACTCCTCCTAGGAGCACTATGGGGGTTATCTTCTTGTCCTGGCCATCCATCGTCATGCACTTCTTGTTGAACCTGGACAAGTATGGCGTCAGGCTTTTGTCCTCCCCTTGTTTGATGATGAGGTACGCCATAGGACGCCTTCTTCACTTGCTCACCATAAACTGAGCAAGGAACAGACGGGCCAGTTCCCTGAAACTGTCTATAGACCCCGACGTCAGGGACCCAAACCACACTCTTGCTGGTCCTTTCAAAGTCAGCGGGAAGACTCTATAAGACACTTCCCCTGGGAAACAGTGTAGGATCATGTGTGCCCTAAAGGTTTCCAGGTGCTCGAGCGGGTCTGCGGTTCCCGTCATACATTTTCATGAAAGTGACTTGAAACTTTGGTGGTAAGGGCACTGCCATCACTTCCTCGCTATAGGGCAGGCCCATGTTGGTGAGTAGTTGGTCCACTAATGACGAGGTGCCCATCTTTCTTGCCATCTCCTCATATTTTTCCTTAAGGTTATGCAGCTCATTTTGCATGTTCCTCATTTCCACCTCTGTGTGACCCTCCTCGCCAGCTTTTCTGGATCCAACATGCTCACTATTGCTGGGTTCCACATCGTTCCTTGCCTCGTTGGTGGTTCCCTTGAGCGACCTGTTATCTTTTCGTAGGGTATCCACCTGAATAGTTAGCTTTTCCCACCAGCTAGTCCATGGCAGCTAATTTGGCTTCCATGTTCATTGACATTGCTTCCTCTTGTCCCCAGGTCGTCTAAGAATGAGTTCTCGCAAGCATACAAAGGATACGTGAAGTCTATTAAGATCCCACAAATGGCGCCATTGTTAACATCGTGTTTTGCACATCTTTGGGCCGAGCTCTCAGCAAATTGGGTCTTCGGTCTTGGGCTtacaaatacaaagaaaataccGCTAGACGGGGATCGTGGTGGTGGCCGAAGAGTCTTCGATGCCAAAATCATTCTTGCCTTAAAATTTTGTGTAAGTGAATAAAGAGTTCAGAGAGAGTTCCAAGTACTTGGGGATTACCTTTTATATCCCATTTCTTGGGTCAGTTGCCCATGCCTTGTGTTAGGGAGATGTGTCCCCTCAGCAGTTCCTTTAGTCAGGTTCCTTTAACGTGGCATAACTTTTGGAGTGGTGCAATTAATGCGGCTTAACTTTTGGGGTGGCATAACTTTTGAAAAGGTCAACATACTTATGTAAACAACTTCAATTGACTTCTTTTGCACTTTTCTTgtagttttaatttatattttgctatttttttatactttatgtTATGAgcaatatcatttaatatatctagtattgttgtatttcaattatcaatcttttttaatttgaaattctatttttaattttaaacttcacGTAATGAACAATATCTAGTGAAATGgacaaaaaaaattccattttttaatgaataatgaataatgaataaaaaatctagttatctagtgtaattttatgtaatgaaatgaataaagtttttactcatattttacaaattttttaatactttatggaatgaataatatcatttaatatatatagtattttttttattaattcaattctcaatattttttaatttgaaatttcatttttaattttaaaacagttCATGCTCAAACGTTAATGACTATTACCTGAACGTTAGAATGACTaatttatacgttcgaacgtaagtGGGCTTAACGTTCAAATGTACATGAACAATTCGAATGTACCATTTTATATGTTAACATGTAACCCTTGAAAAACGACATCGTATGATTTATGTTCGAACGAAACATTATCATAGTTCGAACGTATAACCATTTCTCGTCCACTTTTAATGACGGTTTCATGAAACTTGGGTCCAATTAGTGTGTTAGGTCTGCGATCAACATCCTACACCATTACCAATTGGGTCCACAATAATGGATACAGAACAAACCAATCAATTCCTTAAGAAGtggttgaattttcattgtcatCCTTAATTTGTAAACGTGATAGAACACACACATGGCGAGTGTTATATAACATTTACGCCTGGAGATGTCAGTAATTGGCACCTCATTTTCAAGCCAAGTATTACTGGAAGGTATTAGCCCCTAAGGAGAAGTAAATTGTGAAAGAATGCGATTATCACTTCGCCCTATTCATATTTCAATACATGGTTCAAAGCTAATACTTGAGAGATACCCCATGTGCAGGGGGGCCAAGGCGGAGAAGCAAACCTAGAGTTATCAGCTAAAACTATTCAGGATAGGCAGCAATCAACTGCAGACCTACCCAGCTTCCCCCTTTTTCAGCACCATAGATACTTTTCTGAGCAGCATCCAAGAAATTTCTGCCGCTAGATAAGCTGGCATGGGTAGTTTCTCACCCATCGTCCTCCTCAGCCTTCCTCAAACGTTTCCATCTTTGCTCTTCATGCAGTTCAACATCCACTTGCATCTCATACCGCCTAGTAGCCCGCTCTTCCTCTGAAAGTTTGGGAGCAACATTGTGACGCTTGAAGTGTGACTCAATCCCATTGTGATGACTTGAATCACAATACCCTCTgccttctctttccttttcatcAACATCAAGTGTCAATTTTCTGATGAACACAGAATAGAAGCAGAGGAAAAATGAAATGACAACCTTTCATGAATGGATTGAATGAATCAATTACAAGTATTGAATGTATTCAATGATTGATAAAGAACCCTGAGTTATACTACttatagagatttttttaaagtgaaaaaCTCTTGAACCATCACTTCTtaagtttttggtttttaacTCCTTAAGTTTCTGGTTGTTAACTCATTCCAAAGATCAACAGCCGAGGCAACATAAAGCAAACTATTCCTTATTTctttagaaatggaattcattaACCAAGAAAGTACCAAATTGTTAACACGCAGCCAAGCACTATGAAGAACAAGTTGATCAGCAGGAGTAGCAGCAATCGAACCATTAATGAATGCCACCTTGTTCTTGACAGTCAATGCCATGGTGATTGATCGACTCCATGCAATGTAATTATCTCCAGAAAAAATTTCTGAAACGAGGAGGGCACCAGGATTGTCATTTGGATGTAGATAAGAAGGACTAGAGGCATAATCTGAGAGATTTATGACAGAGCGAGGAGAAGTGGCAGAATTGGTAGAATCCATTTCAGGAATCTATTAGAGAAAGTGCAAGAAAtgaaagaagacgaagaagacaacaacaaaaattctCGAGCAGAATTTTGTAATTCAGATTTCAAGAATTCAAAGTTTTAGAGACGAGAAGATGAATTTGCAAAAGCAAGAATGATTttcaatctgataccatgtcaatttTCTGATGAACACAGAATAGAAGCAgaggaaaaatgaaatgaaaacctTTTGTGTGAATGAATTAATTACAAGTACTGAATGTATTTATACTAATGAAAGACAATAACAGAAAATAACTAACTTTCTGaatctttttctaatttaaCACATGCTATTTTAGACTTTAATTCCATTTGCTCAATTTATGAGGCTATACTACAACATCAAGATTTCTGTCTACTAGTCTTCCCCTTTTCCCCTTCTGCAGTGACATTTTCTAAATCTGATTGTTTCCTGGATGATGAATgcttttgattctttaaacagCTATGATGGTGCTTCATCCGGGGCTCCTTTTCACTATGAGCCTTCTTCTTGGGTTTCTGTTCTTCAACCTAGCAAATGATCTCATAATTGAGAACAATCAGAAACATCTTTAATtccaaatttttcaagaaatgataAGCTTAATTCCTAATGCATTTTTCGAAGAAGTTTAGACTATTGCAGCTCATACATTTTCCAACTGAAATTCTCCTCCAGAATATcatttaattcttgtttttctttggaCAATGAATAACTAATCCTATTTACAACAGCACAAACTCCTTGAAGCGAAACTTGACCAACCAAAACACCTTAGCACAAAATACTCCTGTATTTCTCTCTTTATTCAAACCATTATAGTACTTTCCAACTAGctacataaatcaataattctAACCCAGGGGAAAGAAAAACATTTCTGTTGTAGAAGTAGCTAAttgcatctcatctcacttttcagttttatatattttttgacaaCCAGAAGTTTGACTTCCACAAACAATCCCTATACAGTGAACAAGTATTTTAGTCAATTTAAAATGAGCATAGCAAGTTAAGATTAGATTGTAAACTCTAGTTCCGCGAAACAGCTTCTAAACTGTTGTACCagaaaccctttttttttttctttttttatgataGGTAAAGAAACTTTCCCATCAATGATTCAATAGCATCACCTTATACCACATCCAACAGAAGCCAGAGACTTGTTTGCCTAAAGAGTCTCAAATAGTCCACATAAACAGCTCTTAATATTCCCCTTtagatcaaacaaatcataaatattccCCATTTTTTAATCCCGAGACGAATTGCGAGAATAGAACCCCATAAAATTTCTTTCCAGCGTAAAAAATTGAGAACAGGAGGTGGACGTTCCACGGTGAGTGAAGGTGCagatcaagagagagagaaaaggagggTGTCGGGCTAGAGAAACAGAGGCTCGGTGCGGCGGACCTTTGTCTTTAGGGAAACAACACTTCTCgtctaatatttattaaaatgattaatcttTTCACATGATTTTAAAGTTAATTCAATATTAGATTACGTGATAAACGCGGAGAAGCTTCTTATCTTCTCCATGGGAATTATACTGAACGACTACATCAAAGCTTACGTGATAAACGCGGAGAAGTAAATCATGTGATTCCCAAGCTTCTCCATGGGAACGAACATCCATTCTTCCTTGTGTTATGTGCGTCACACGTTCTTAACACTGAGTTGACCCAATTGAGTGTCTCTGGCCTCTTTTGGTCATGTGCGATCCACATCATGACGTGCATGGCAATTATTCCTGCAAGCAACAAATTGTCTATTAAAggtattcaaaaagaaaacacgTGTGGGGTACTCACTAAAGAAACCATGGATTCTTACGGGAGTCATTATTTTCCAAGCAAAGGGAGAAAAAGCtatagaaagaaaaagcaaGTGTTGTGAGCTTTCTTGGATCCTTCGGTGAAAGAAATGTAATTAAAggtattcaaaaagaaaacacgTGTGGGGTACTCACTAAAGAAACCATGGATTCTTACGGGAGTCATTATTTTCCAAGCAAAGGGAGAAAAAGCtatagaaagaaaaagcaaGTGTTGTGAGCTTTCTTGGATCCTTCGGTGAAAGAAATGTAATTAAAggtattcaaaaagaaaacacgTGTGGGGTACTCACTAAAGAAACCATGGATTCTTAGGAGGGTCATTTCAATTTTCAGAGCGAAGGGAGAAAaagctataaaaagaaaaagcgaGTGTTATGAACTTTGTTGGATCCTTCCGTGAAAGACACAGAGATGGGAGAGACAAAGACTGAGGGCAAGTTTTTCTTCGAAGCGACGCGTAATGCATACCTTTTTttgacaaagaagaagaaatttgcTGATCAGTTTGAAAGTAGCAG
This sequence is a window from Carya illinoinensis cultivar Pawnee chromosome 9, C.illinoinensisPawnee_v1, whole genome shotgun sequence. Protein-coding genes within it:
- the LOC122276128 gene encoding uncharacterized protein LOC122276128, with the protein product MDSTNSATSPRSVINLSDYASSPSYLHPNDNPGALLVSEIFSGDNYIAWSRSITMALTVKNKVAFINGSIAATPADQLVLHSAWLRVNNLEREGRGYCDSSHHNGIESHFKRHNVAPKLSEEERATRRYEMQVDVELHEEQRWKRLRKAEEDDG